The DNA sequence ttttatattaagtaattttacaaatcaGTTTAATCTCGAATTATGTGTTGTGTATTATTGTAATTCATGaagttattaatattttttaatattaatattttgttaatagTGAATtactttttgaattttataaattttaataacattattgtaaaaaaataataactatattaattttaattactttaattaatttagTAGGACTACAATAAGGACTAAATTTAGTTCCTCCTAATGAAAAAGAGAGATACTTTAAGTTCttatttattgtttatcatgCAAAAGCttatatgaaattattttttatgataaatggACCCTAAATAGGAATTGAAATAAGTttcctactggagatggtcttatGCCTAACAATGATGCTGAGTAAAACGCGAAGTGTTTGAATTTTGATAACTTCTACGCGAGAAAGAGGGACCACCCTCTAAGCCTAAGTATTCTTCAATGACCAATAGggtacaaatatcatgaggaaaAGGGGAAAATAATTCGATCCGTCCCATAAGGGAGAGTGCAATAGAGAACCTGAGATTCGGGCGAACAAAATTGAGGAGCTTAGAGCTTTTACTTGATATTCTATTAGAAAGCGCAATTACTGTAATAATCGCGTATTAGGGGTGTATATGAGTTGGGTGAAATTGGGTTCGTCTTAATCCGAATCCAACTCTAAATAATTATCGGGTCTACTTTTGAGATCCTTACCCGGCTTTAAATATGGTAAAATCATATTATTTTCTGGTCACACTAAAACCGGGTCTAAATAGGTGAAGTTCAGACCTTGATAAACTTTATGTCAAAAAATTATGATGAATTTattaataaagaagaaaaaaaacatacTTGTTGCCGAAAAgttgatatccatatttgaacttgaatttgtctATAAATTTTGATTCCATGCTTttttgatctattttctaattcaactaagtgtgattaaaaatagaataataagcttataattaatataacataatattagaattaatttaaaacatatatacctTTTTTAGTCTCCTTACGTTGCACATAGAACCGAGTGAGACAGAATTCGCCTTGATTCAGACCTGACTCTAAATAACGATCGAATCTATTTTTGAAATCCTTACACAGTCCTAAACCCGATAAAATCATATTAAATTAGTTTCTAAATATTCGGGTCCAAACTGGACTTTTAGATTGAGTCAGAACATGTACACCCCTATCGCATATCTTTTGTATTATGGGTCAGCGAAAAAATGGGAATCGCGGCTTAAGTCATTAAATGTAGGCGCTTTTCAAGAAATAGTATTATATTATTGAATAAATTTCTGTTTaggtaatattttaaaaaaattaattattaaattaaaagtttatattttatagattatttttaaaaaaaatgtatatttggaattatttgttagatttttaattataattgaaaatcaatataatatatttttttcaaaatatacacAAACCAAAGTGGCAATTACTCCAGTACCCTTCAGAAATTAGATGGCAAATTAAATGTTCTTATACATTATCGCATAATAATcttaattatacatatatttaatacatgaaataaatttaaatatattgtattgtgtttgatttaaactctaaataattaatttattatattatttttacgtTCATAGGActataaattataaagtttaaaaaatacttacacaattttataatataagaaaaaatacAGGTAGacaattaaaatattaaacaacgtgaacaatggatatatcgAATATTTAATTTACTAGATGTGCAGAtgattatcctaatattaagatttaagtgGATAATTTaaggtgtagtgtgtttttattttattggactaattttaaaatctattatttatattattcacaAAAATTATTGTTTGCCTGACAAAATTCTATATTTAATgtaattttcaaaagttttttttttggtctaATTTCTAAATTTGTGTTGGATTAGTTATATTATACCATTTTCTTTTTGTCCGGaagaaaatgaagagagagaaaatccaCAGaaatttttttctgcttttcaCAACCAAAAAACCACTTTGTTAGCATTAAAGACAATGCTACTCTTTAAGTAAACCACTTTgctatatatgttttattttcattctttttattttctttcttattttttccataaccaaataaagaaagaaaaacatacctttttattttctcattttctcCAAATAAAGCAAAAATGTACTAAAAGCGTGTAAAACAAATTTATTATGCCAACAAAAACAACCCTTCATCACCCTTGTAGCCTATGAGAACATATATAACAATAAGTGAGAGCAACCTAATAATCATCAGAAATATTTGCAGACATGGTTATAAATGAATTTGATAATGTCAAtagttttgttattttttttaggtttataATGTTtggatttaaaatatttaaaacatatataagtGCTGCATTACAAAATGTACTCTCATTTTTTAGTCAAATTGTAACAAACGAtctaaaaaactaataaatcTTTGTTCTCGTCTTttatactaaaatatattataaggtcaataaattatttgatattttattatcaATCTCTTAACTTAAAAAGAGAGTAGTTCTCTGTAAAAGTCGATTGATCagaataaaattttatcattttaagagCTATAATTATTCATTTTATAAGTTATACTTTACACAAATCTAAGTATACAATTATTGATCAAGCTAAAAAATAAAGTATAGAGTAATGTAACATGATCTATAGAATTTATCATTTTCGATTCGACGTttaaccaaaaatattatttttatacctaatatccaaaaaatatgaTATTAGCTAAACcttaaactttaaattctaaatcctagATCATAAGTATAAAAATAAGGTTTCGATTCAAAGTATTGGCTAacattaatacaaaaatattataccAAATATTTCTCTATATGATATGAGAACAagtttttatttgttaaaaaattctatttattattaattatttattacaaACGGTatatattagaataaaaataatccataaatataaaaaatcgaTTACCAATCCAACTATcatgtatatatttattatttttcaagattagtttaacaaaattaattaattatcagaataattaaacttaacatAATACAATAATCAAACattttatgaaaatataattaactttttttataaataccaaatatatatatgaaaaatgagttatgctatgtgtacactaaaatcagccactaaagtcagtcacagtataaaatacatgttgaaatacaaatacacattgaaaataaattaaaccacacatgtatttataaataaatacattgcattggtggctgatttagtggttgattttaatgtacaaatagcatttttgataaaaaaaaatactaggaGATCAACACttttaggagaaaaaaaaaagaaaaaatggttaatattagtttaaattaaatgtaagacaaaaaaatttatgtttttaatttaaactaatatatgtttttaattttatagtgGCGAATGTGtcaaatattctattttatatcTTTGTAAATTTTCATTGTCCAAAAAGTAAAATTTTTCGGTTTCCTTCTGTATTTCTTTAGTCCGGTAGGCAAAAAAAAAATCTGCTGCGGATCGGAGTTCTATTTAAAGGTTTGTCACTGACTAATAGATTGCTATGTATACAACACGGTATTTGAATATCCGATCCGATACTTGTTTAAGCGGACTCGTGAGCTAAGCACTAGACCAATCCAACTTGGTTAGAACACTATTTTTTATATACTTAAGCACTCATTAAACAGGAAAGTGAAGAAAATGTACAAATAAAAAGATCCAAGAACACTAATAGAACTTCATTGAATACCTCACAAATGATAATTCTTCTTACCACCAATACATTTCATAAGAAAAAAGTACACTTAACttgtgcaaaagaaaaaaaacatgcaTAAATTCAAAATTACTAAACTATGATGGTGTAAGAAAGGgacatctaataataataataatgacaaacATAACATTAAAATCAACCAACATGGGACAAACTCATCATTGCACACCCACTAAGCATGGTTGGTTGGTTTGTTTATTTTTCAAGGATCGAATGGGGCTGGGCGATAATCATTTTGGAAATTATTAGCAGCATCCACAAATGAAAACACACCACCATCGATGATATTGTCCACTTGAGCTTGCTCTTCGTTGATGGTTGCTACTCCATTATTATTGCTACTAGCCCCTTCTTGTCCTTGAAGCTTGCTAATTTGCTTGTCGACCTCCTTGATATTTTGATCAATGATCCATGCAAGATCATTGAGATCAATCATGGTGGCATTGTCAAGGGATTGATAGCCAGCTAAGGATTGAAACATGAGATtgttcatttctttctttctattctcattttttagtttttttagttgATCTTGGCCTTTTTGAATCCTTTGTCTCAAGAAGCTTTCTTGAGACatcattttcttgctttgttCTAATTCAGGCATCTCCTTAAATCTAGAGATCACTCGGTTCACCTCTGATGGCGACGGCCATACCTCTGGCCGTGGATCATCAGAGGTATAGATTATAGCACAAGCATCAACCCCGCAAAGAGTGCTAATTTCATCAACCTTTTTTATTAGACCACTTTTCCTTTTCCTTAGTGTTGCCCTCCTCTTTGAGTCATTTGTTATGTATTTGAGCTCCACTTTCTTTCTAGCCATAATGATGATATGGTAATCAGAAAGATGGAAAATCAAGAATGAaaagttattgatttttattgactCAATGTCTACTATTGCTCTATTTATGTTGTTTATATAGGATAAATTTTAGATATGCATACAAGTTGAATATCTTAGGTAGCATGTATGTGCATTATCGCCATTGTACAAAAATTCCTGATTTAATTAGAGggaatttaaaatagattttaattaAATGCATTGCCATATGTGGATGGTATAAAAAATccaaatcttttaatgttttgtaacaaataaaataaacggaaatatttagtaataaaaaatattaataaaaaacaactaaaacttgtcttatttagtatttattaattgttaacaATTAATGTAtgctaaattaaataagataatttctgacttttttttatctttctaccATTATTGTAAAATAAACTTGGGTAAAAtactgttttggtccctaacattTGGTGTGAATTCTATTTTGTTGTCTAATGTTTTAATCGTCCTCTTTTTATCCCAAAACGTTTAAAATGAAATCAATGTTATCCCACCGTCAAATCCCTCACTAACAACTAACAGAATTAATATACtgctaataatatttttgttaaagttATGTTTGCTCAACCCTCTTCTTCTACTACCTTCACCCTCTAAAAAGTTCAAATCCCATTTTTCTATTCCTTTCTTCCTCTCCCTTTTACACTATTAATTCTTCAAGAGGGGTAtgaggaggaagaaaaagagagTAGGAGAATGGAGTTTGAATTTGTTGAGAGGGAGAAGGTAAAAAAAGGGGTTGGGTAAATGTAGCTTTAACAAAAGCATTATTAATAGTACATCAATTTCGCTAAATGTTAGTGAAGGAATATTTAACGGTGGGATAACATTGATGTCATTAAACATTTTGTGATAAAAATAAGACAATTAAAAAATTAGGATCCAAAATAAGATTAACCCCAAATATTGGGGATTAAAACAATACTTTATCTAATAAACTTTTAAAGCTTTACAATACAAGTCAATAAGGTGTACTGGTGTAGACTTTTAGTCAGAAACAACTAatgtttatcaaaattaaaaaatctaatacatccttatatatatattaataaatatccaaACTTACTCTTATGTTTATAAGAGTGGtagactttttaaattttaaaaattattttatacttattaaaagttatttttaatttaatgtattaAACATAAATACAATAGCTTTtagaaaattatcttttaaaagccaaatttaaTATGCTACAGTAAAAAAACACcaaataaacaattttataaagaatatagaaaaaaataaatattttataagacCAAGAACTTATTTAAACCAAATATTTAATAGTTTGTGATATCGAAATAGGCTTTCGATAAATCATATAAAATGGTAACTACTGGTTTTTTTTCATACTACTCTTTCGATATAGAATTGAATGCTTTTTGAGAAAAAATTAATGCCGAACTCGAAGTGCCATGCTATTATTGCTTAATATTTATTTGGCGAAGAcatagtcttttttttttaaggactTGTTGGTACTAAGCGTGAGAAAATGCTACACGTTTGGTAATTTCTCCACCTTCCAAAAGAAAAGATCCCATTTTATTAAAGTAGCTTCTCATGTATATCGTCTGTATAACAAGTCATACAAATTGCATAGTATCATAATTTGCTATTCCGGATATTATTCATCGCTTGGAAAATTTATAAACAGATACAAATCTTTCTTGTCCTTCATACTAAGATATATTATAAGGCCAACAACTTGATTCAATATTTCACTATCAACCTCTTAGCCTAAAAAAAAGAGTCGTTCTCTATAAAGTCGGTTGATAATAAAGGATTACCAtatgttcataacacgcagcagaagaaaagaaagtaatcctaaagatctattttgtttTTGAACTTTATTCGaataatatatagatcagatctaaatatcTTAGGACGTTTTAGTAAAAACTTTATTCTTTGTTGTACGATGACTCTATGCGCATCCACACCGAGATCAACCTTTGCTGTTAACTCCTTGATCAACggatatctgatctaaattgagaaacctctttgcaactctttacacaccataaaattcttctccaaaaaTCATACTCACATACATTTATgaaggaataaaactcttgtgtTGGTTTTCGTCTCTTTCCTCCACtcttggcatatatatatata is a window from the Arachis hypogaea cultivar Tifrunner chromosome 1, arahy.Tifrunner.gnm2.J5K5, whole genome shotgun sequence genome containing:
- the LOC112700850 gene encoding agamous-like MADS-box protein AGL80, giving the protein MARKKVELKYITNDSKRRATLRKRKSGLIKKVDEISTLCGVDACAIIYTSDDPRPEVWPSPSEVNRVISRFKEMPELEQSKKMMSQESFLRQRIQKGQDQLKKLKNENRKKEMNNLMFQSLAGYQSLDNATMIDLNDLAWIIDQNIKEVDKQISKLQGQEGASSNNNGVATINEEQAQVDNIIDGGVFSFVDAANNFQNDYRPAPFDP